The genomic region CAGCACCTGCGACTGCTCGGTGAGGGTCCGCAGCTGCTCGACGAGGTCGTGCTCGGCCGCCTCGAGCCGGAGCCGGCTCTCCTCGAGGCGCGACAGGTCGAGCAGGTCGTTCACGATCTTGAGGAGCTTGAGCGCGCTCCTGAACATCGCCTGGAAGGCGCCGCGCTGCGCCTCGGTGAACTCGCCCACCTCCCCCTGCAGCATGAGCTCGAGCGGCGCGAGCACCATGGCGAGCGGGGTGCGCAGCTCGTGGGTCATGTTGGCCGAGAACCGCGACTTGAACTGGTCGAGCTTCTTCAGCTCGGCGTGGGCGCGCTCGAGCCGGGCGGTGGCCTGCTCGAGCTGGACGCGCTGCAGGAGCTGCTCCCGCTGGGTGCGGAAGGCGAGGATCTGGCCGACCGCCGCGGCGAGCGCCGTGGCCGAGAGGAAGGCCAGGTTGGAGAGGGCCGCGGTCCCGCGCCCGAGCGTCCCGGCGAGCGCGTTGGCGCCCAGGAACGAGCCGGCGATCCCCGCGTGCGTGGCGACCACCACCGCCGGCGGCCAGACGAAGAGCAGCCCCGCCGCGACGATGGTGAGGGTGAGCCCGGCGTAGTAGGGCGAGGCGAGCCCGCCCATGTACGGGGTCATCATGCTGATCCCCGCGGCGACGAGGCAGGCGAACGCCGCGGTGACGAGCTGCCAGTGCCGGTCGAACCAGGAGGTGCGCAGGAGCCGGAAGAGCGCCAGCGTGAGCGCGGCGATGACCCCGCGGGTGGCGAGGAGCGCCGGGAGCGCCGGCCGCGGCGCCAGCATCACGTCGAGCAGCCCGAAGGCCGGGTACAGGGTGATGGTGATGAGCAGCCCGATGCGGAGCCCGCGCCGGTTCCGCGCCGCCAGCCAGCGCGCCCAGCGGCGCTCGCCCTCCGTGCCCGGGGCCGACACTAGGCCCGCACCACCTCGAAGAACGGGTTGGCCCCGCTCTCCTCCTCGAGCAGCCGGACTCGCGCCCCCGGCACCGCGCGCCGCCCGAGCGCGAGCAGCTCCTCGCGGGTGCGGTAGATGAGCGGCCAGTCGAGGTGGTGCTCCATGAGCCAGCGGGTCGGGTGGTCCACCATGTTGGCGACGAGGAGCTGCCCGCCCTCGGCGGTGCACTCGGCGAGGCGCCGCGTCAGCACCACCGCGGTGCGCGGGGCGAGGTAGTCGTAGAGCCCGCAGGAGTAGACGAGGTCGAACTTCCCGAACGGCTCGAACAGCGCGCCGTCGCGCAGGAGCCGCTTGATCGAGTCGTGCAGGAAGGTGAGCCGCACCTCGCCCGGCGCGCGGGCCTCCACCCGCGCCTGCAGCCGGCGCCAGGCGTGGGCGAGCGCGTTCTTGTCCTGCTCGAAGAGCACCACCTCGAGCGGCACCGGCAGCTCCGGGGTCTCCTCGAGGAGCTCGAAGAGCTCCTGCGCCGGCCCGGCGGCGATGGAGAGGACGCGCACCGGCGGGGAGGCCCGGCCGCGGTTGGCGAGCAGCGCCGCGAGCTGCCGCTTCACGAGGTCCTTGCGGAAGCGCACCGCCTGGGCGGCCCGGCTGCTCGTGAAGGCGAGGCCGACGGCGCGCGCGAAGAGCGTCGCCCCCTCGAAGTTCTTCTCGTAGATGAAGTTCATCACCTCGTAGTCGCCCGGGTAGCCGAAGGGCTTGTGGCGGGCGCGGTGGCAGCAGGGCGCCTGCATGAGGAACCCGTGCACCTGCCGCAGCGACCACTCCTTGGCGGCCAGGCTGGCGTGCCCCTCCGGCAGCTCGCGCAGCGCGGCGTCGATCTCCTCGGTCATCCGGACCACCTCGGCGGCGAAGCCGGCGCGCAGCCGCGACACCAGCGCCACGCGGGCCGGGTGCTCGGGGCCGTGCAGCACGTGCCAGGGGAGCTCGCGCTCGAGCCGCCCGAGCTCCTCCTCGGCGTCCTCGAGGTGGAGGCGCAGCTCGGAGACGAGCGACTTGAACCGCTCGCCGCCCGCGAGCCGCCAGGCCGGCGCCCCGGGCGTGGGGCCGCCGGCGGCGCGGCCGGACCAGCTCCGCACCACCCGCAGCTCGAGGAGCTCGTCCACGTCGAGGAGGAAGTTCTGGAAGGAGACCCCGGCCACCTGCGCGCCGTCCTGCTCGCGGACCGAGCCCACCTGCCCCTCGCCGCGGAAGGCCTCGTGCGCGTCGAAGCGGAGCGAGAGCCGCACCCGCTGGCCGGGGTGGACCGGCTCCCCCTCGGGCCAGGGGAAGGCCACGCCGCTCTGCGACACGTCGCGGACGGGGCAGACCCGCTGGCGGCCGCCGAGCGCGAGCGTCACCGTCCCGCGCAGCGGGGCGAGGTCGGCGGCGGTGAAGCGCTGCGGGCGGAAGAAGACGCCGCGCCCCTCGGCGCCGTCGAGCTCCTCGTAGGTGCGGATCCGCGGCGCCGCCGAGGGCGAGTCGTTCGCGGCCGGGCCGAGCGGCGCCGCCTCCGCCTCCGGGCCGCCGCCGAGCGGCAGCCCCTCCACGCCTTCGCTCCGCTCCTGGAGATCCATGATCGTCCCCTCTCCCTTCGGCCCTCAGGCCTCGGTCACCACCGGCAACGACACCTCGAAGCGCGCCCCGCCGCCCGGCCGCTCGGACACGCCGATGCGGCCCTGGTGCGACTCGACGATGAGCCGCGCCATGTAGAGGCCGAGCCCGAGCCCCTCCTGCCCCTTGCTGGAGGCGAAGGGCTGGAAGAGCCGCTCCCGCAGCTCGGGCGCGACCCCCGGCCCCTGGTCCTCGACCGCGAGCTCGACCCCGCCGTCGCGGCGCTGGGCGAGCACGCGGACCTGGGCCCGGCCCTGGGTGGCCTGCAGGGCGTTGCGGACGAGGTTCACGAGCACCTGCGTCAGCTTCTGCCGGTCGGCCCGCACCGGCGGGAGCCCCGGCGCCACCTCGGACACGACGTCGCGCAGCCGGTAGAGCCGGTCCATGCGGGCGATGGCGAGCGCGTCGCTCACCACCTGGCCGGGGTCGAGCGGGGCGAGCTGCACGCCGAGCCCGCCGCGGGCGTAGCCGTGGAGCGACGAGAGGGTGCGCGACAGGTCGTCCACTCCGGCCAGGCAGGCGGTGAGCGTCTCGCGCAGCTCGGGGGAGACGGTGGTCTGGGACATCTCCCACTCCGCCGCCCGCAGCCCCACGATGACGTTCTTGAGGTCGTGGGTGACGCCGGCGGTGAGCTGGCCGATGGTGCCGAGCCGCTCCAGGTCGAGCAGCATCCGCTGCTGCTCGCCGAGCCGGTCGAGCGAGGCCTGCAGCTCGTCGCTGCGCCGCGCCAGCAGCTCCACCAGCTTGGAGATGGTCCGCCGCTGCGCCACCTGGTCGGCGGCCTGCTCCACCGCCTGGAGCACGTCGGCCGGCTCCCAGGGCTTGCGCAGGAACCGGAAGGCCCGGGCGCGGTTGATGGCGCGCTCGAGGGCCTGCATGTCGGCGAAGCCGGTGATGACCACGCCGGCGGCGTCGTGGCCGCGCTCGCGGAGCCGCTCGAGGAGCTCCACCCCGGTCATGCCGGGCATCCGCTGGTCGGTGACCACGACGTCGAGCGGGACCCGCTCCGAGATCCGCAGCGCCTCCTCGCCGGACGCGGCGGCGTGCACGACCCAGCGGTCCTCGAGCAGGACCCTCAGGACTTGGACGTTGAACGGCTCGTCGTCCACGACCAGGACCCCGCGGGAGCGCGAGGTCCCCACACCGAACCGCTCTACGAGGACCGCGACGCTCCGTTCGTCCACACGCCCACACCTCCGCCGGGGGAGTGGTCGAGTATAGGCAACGCTCTCCCGGGTGTAAAAAACCCGGTCCGAAAGCGTCAATTTCGACCCAGGGTCAGGCTTGCTGCTTGATCTCGGTCACGAGCCGGGCGAGCGAGGCCTTCGCGTCGCCGAAGAGCATCGAGGTCTTCGGGTCGTAGAACAGCTCGTTCTCGATGCCGGCGAACCCCGGGCTCATCGAGCGCTTCATCACGATGATGCTCTTCGCGTCCTGCACCGCGAGGATGGGCATCCCGTAGATGGGGCTCCCCTTGTCGTGCTTGGCGGCCGGGTTCACCACGTCGTTGGCGCCGATGACCAGGGCCACGTCGGCGTTCTGGAACTCGTGGTTGACCTCCTCCATGTCCTTGAGCTTGTCGTAGGGGACGTCGGCCTCGGCGAGGAGCACGTTCATGTGGCCCGGCATGCGGCCGGCCACCGGGTGGATGGCGTAGAGCACCTCGCCCCCGTTCTTCTCGACGAGGTCGGCCAGCTCGCGGACCTGGTGCTGCGCCTGCGCCACCGCCATCCCGTACCCCGGCACGACGATGACCTTGCGGGCGTAGGCGAGCTGGATGGCGGCGTCCTCCGCGGTGACCGCGTGCACCGTGAGCCCCTCGGCCAGCTTCTTCGCGGACTCGACCGGCGCGCCGAAGGCGCCGAAGAGCACGTTCCCGAAGGAGCGGTTCATCGCCTTCGACATGGCGATGGAGAGGATGAAGCCGGAGGCGCCGTCGAGCGCGCCGGCGATGATGAGGACGTTGTTGCCGATGGCGAAGCCGGTCGCGCTCGAGGCGAGGCCGGCGTAGCTGTTGAGGAGCGACAGCACCACCGGCATGTCGGCGCCGCCGATGGGCACGACGAGCGACACGCCGACCGCGAAGGCGAGCGCCGCCATGAGGTAGAAGGCCCACGGGGTGGCCGGCTCGACCACCAGCCAGACGAAGAGCGCCACGGTGACGAGGAACAGCACCCCGTTGGCCGCGTTCTGGCCCTTGAAGGTGAGCGGGCGGCCCGGGAGGAGCTCCTGCAGCTTGCCGAAGGCGATGAAGCTGCCGGTCACGGTGAGCGCGCCGAAGAGCACCTCGAACCCGAGCGCGGCCATGCGGGCGTGGCCGACCGCGCCGCCGTTCCCGGCGTTGTAGAACTCCGAGATGCCGACCAGCGTCGCCGCGAGCGCGCCGAACATGTGGCTGATGGCGATCCGCTGCGGCATGGCGGTCATCGGCACGAACATGCCGAGCGGGTAGCCGATGGCCGAGCCGAGCGCGAGCCCGAGCAGGATGAACCGGAAGTCCACGATCTGCTCGTGGAGCAGCGTGCCGACGATGGCGAGCAGCATGCCCACCGCCGCCTGCTGCATGCCGCGGCGGGCGGTGGCGGGCGCGGTGAGCGAGCGCAGGCCGAGGATGAACAGGACCGAGGCGACGAGGTAGGTCGCCTGGATGAGGAGCTCGCGGGTGGTCACTTCCGCTCCTCCGCCTTCGGCTTCTCGCGGGTGTGGAACATCTTGAGCATGCGGTCGGTGATGAGGAACCCGCCCACCACGTTGATGGTGGCGCAGGTGACGGCGACGGTGCCGAGGACCGTGGCGACCGTGCTCTCGCGCGCGCCGGCGGCGACGATGGAGCCGACGAGCGAGATGCCGCTGATGGCGTTGGTGGCGCTCATGAGCGGGGTGTGGAGCAGCGTCGGCACCCGGGTGATGACCTGGTAGCCGACGAACCCGGCCAGCACGAAGACGTAGAGCGAGAGAATGGTCACGGCTTCCTCACCTCCCCCTGGTGCACCACCGCCATGGCCCCGGTGATCTCGTCGGCGACGTCGAGGGCCAGCGCGCCGTCCCTCACGAGGTGCTGCGCGAGCGCGAGCAGGTTGCGGGCGTACATCTGGCTCGCGTGGAGCGGCAGCGTCGCGGGCAGGTTGAGCGGCCCGAGCACCGTCACCCCCGCCTCCTGCACCGTCTCGCCCGCCCGGGTGAGCTCGCAGTTGCCGCCGCTCTCCGCGGCGAGATCCACGATCACCGCGCCGGGCCGCATCGCCCGGACCATGTCGCGGGTGAGGAGGCGCGGCGCCGGCCGGCCCGGGACCTGGGCGGTGGTGATGACGAGGTCCTGGTCGACGACGTGCTTGCCCACCGCCTCGAGCACCAGCCGCTGCTGCTCCTCGGCGAGCTCCCTGGCGTAGCCGCCCTGCCCCTCCGCCTGGACCTGCGCCGCCGCGACGAAGGTGGCCCCGAGCGACTGGACCTGCTCCTTCACCGCCGGGCGCACGTCGAAGGCCGAGACCACCGCGCCGAGCCGCCGCGCCGTGGCGATGGCCTGGAGCCCGGCCACCCCGGCGCCGAGGATGAACGCCTTCGCCGGCGCGAGCGTCCCGGCCGCGGTGGTGAGCATGGGCAGGATCTTGCCCATGGCGGAGGCGCCGAGGAGCACCGCCTTGTAGCCCGCGAGCGTGGCCTGGGAGGAGAGCGCGTCCATCGACTGGGCCCGCGTGATCCGGGGGACGAGCTCCATGGCGAGGGCGCTGGCCCGACGGCGCGAGAGGACGGGCAGCAGCCCCGGCCGCGCCGCCGCGGGCAGGAACGAGACGAGCGTGGCGCCCTCGGCGAGCGGCTCGGCCTCCTCCGGCCGGGGCGGCTGGACCTTGAGCCAGAGCGCGGCGCCGGCGAGCGCCTCGGCCGGGCCGGCGGCCAGCATCGCCCCCGCCGCCGCGTAGGCCTCGTCGGGGAAGCCGGCGGAGAGCCCCGCCCCGCGCTCCACCGCGACCTCGAGCTTCAGCCGGGCGAGGCGGGTCACCACCTCCGGCACCACCGCCACACGCCGTTCCCCCGGCGCCGTCTCCCGGACCACCGCGATGCGCATCGGCCGACGCTCCTCCCGCGCCCCTTCGCGGGCGCCGTCCCAGGGATGTTATGCCGGGACGGGCCCGGAGGGGGTCCGAAATGGGTGCCAGCATTGACGCACGGTGAAGACCGGCCGGCGGGCACCGCGTCCGCGACCCGGTTAGATCCCGCGCCAGATGTGGCCCACGCGGAACCAGCGCGAGGACGCGGCGGAGGCGCCGTGACCTTCCGGCGCGCCATCCTCGCCGTCCTGGTGCTCGCGCTCGGCGGCGGCGCGAGCGTGGTGGGCGCGGTGCTGGCGCGCCACCCGAGCCGGCTCTTCGCCGGCCGCGCCTACCGCTCGCCCGAGGCCCGCGCCGCGCTCCGGCGCGCGCTCGAGGGGCGCCGCGAGGCGCTGGCCCGCGCGGCCGAGGGCGCGGGGCGCGCCGTCGAGGCGGCCGCCGGCGGCGATCCCCGCGCGCCCATCCGGGCGCTCGCGGCGGGGCAGGCGCTCGCGCACGCCACCTCGGCGCTCCTGCCGCTCGTGGAGCCTCCCGCCCGGCCCGAGCTGGAGCGGCAGTTCGCCCTGCTCCACCGCTCGCTCGCCGACCTCGACCGGCGCAGCGCCGCCGGCGCGTGGGCCGAGGCCGCCGGAACCCCGGCCGTCGCCTGCGCCGCGGCCTGCCTCGCCCCCCGCGACCGCTGCTGGGCCGCCGCCGGCCCTCACGCCCCCCGGTGCGAGGGGCTGGGGCTGGAGGCGGCCGCCTGCGCGATCCGCTGTCGCTGACCCGGCCGGGACCCGGCGTCGCCGGCGCGACGCCAGAAACCTGACATTCGCGCGTCCCCGGCTATCCTGCAGGCGATGGCGGACGGTATCGCGTCCGCCCGGAGCCGGACGCGTGAACGCGCGAGCCCACCCGCTGGTGGCCCTGAGAGAGGCCGAGGACCCGCCCGAGCCGCGCTGGCTGGCGCAGGATGCGGAGCTCTCGCCCTGCGGCCGCTACCGCTACCGGCTCACGCGGGTCTGGGACCGGGCGCGCCCGCGCTGCCTCTGGGTGATGCTCAACCCGAGCGCCGCCGACGCCGAGCGGCTCGATCCCACCACCCGGCGCTGCTTCGCCTTCTCGGCGTCGTGGGGCTGCGGCGGGCTCGAGGTGGCGAACCTCTTCGC from Anaeromyxobacter paludicola harbors:
- a CDS encoding PilZ domain-containing protein; the encoded protein is MDLQERSEGVEGLPLGGGPEAEAAPLGPAANDSPSAAPRIRTYEELDGAEGRGVFFRPQRFTAADLAPLRGTVTLALGGRQRVCPVRDVSQSGVAFPWPEGEPVHPGQRVRLSLRFDAHEAFRGEGQVGSVREQDGAQVAGVSFQNFLLDVDELLELRVVRSWSGRAAGGPTPGAPAWRLAGGERFKSLVSELRLHLEDAEEELGRLERELPWHVLHGPEHPARVALVSRLRAGFAAEVVRMTEEIDAALRELPEGHASLAAKEWSLRQVHGFLMQAPCCHRARHKPFGYPGDYEVMNFIYEKNFEGATLFARAVGLAFTSSRAAQAVRFRKDLVKRQLAALLANRGRASPPVRVLSIAAGPAQELFELLEETPELPVPLEVVLFEQDKNALAHAWRRLQARVEARAPGEVRLTFLHDSIKRLLRDGALFEPFGKFDLVYSCGLYDYLAPRTAVVLTRRLAECTAEGGQLLVANMVDHPTRWLMEHHLDWPLIYRTREELLALGRRAVPGARVRLLEEESGANPFFEVVRA
- a CDS encoding NAD(P)(+) transhydrogenase (Re/Si-specific) subunit beta; protein product: MTTRELLIQATYLVASVLFILGLRSLTAPATARRGMQQAAVGMLLAIVGTLLHEQIVDFRFILLGLALGSAIGYPLGMFVPMTAMPQRIAISHMFGALAATLVGISEFYNAGNGGAVGHARMAALGFEVLFGALTVTGSFIAFGKLQELLPGRPLTFKGQNAANGVLFLVTVALFVWLVVEPATPWAFYLMAALAFAVGVSLVVPIGGADMPVVLSLLNSYAGLASSATGFAIGNNVLIIAGALDGASGFILSIAMSKAMNRSFGNVLFGAFGAPVESAKKLAEGLTVHAVTAEDAAIQLAYARKVIVVPGYGMAVAQAQHQVRELADLVEKNGGEVLYAIHPVAGRMPGHMNVLLAEADVPYDKLKDMEEVNHEFQNADVALVIGANDVVNPAAKHDKGSPIYGMPILAVQDAKSIIVMKRSMSPGFAGIENELFYDPKTSMLFGDAKASLARLVTEIKQQA
- a CDS encoding NAD(P) transhydrogenase subunit alpha; this encodes MTILSLYVFVLAGFVGYQVITRVPTLLHTPLMSATNAISGISLVGSIVAAGARESTVATVLGTVAVTCATINVVGGFLITDRMLKMFHTREKPKAEERK
- a CDS encoding sensor histidine kinase gives rise to the protein MDERSVAVLVERFGVGTSRSRGVLVVDDEPFNVQVLRVLLEDRWVVHAAASGEEALRISERVPLDVVVTDQRMPGMTGVELLERLRERGHDAAGVVITGFADMQALERAINRARAFRFLRKPWEPADVLQAVEQAADQVAQRRTISKLVELLARRSDELQASLDRLGEQQRMLLDLERLGTIGQLTAGVTHDLKNVIVGLRAAEWEMSQTTVSPELRETLTACLAGVDDLSRTLSSLHGYARGGLGVQLAPLDPGQVVSDALAIARMDRLYRLRDVVSEVAPGLPPVRADRQKLTQVLVNLVRNALQATQGRAQVRVLAQRRDGGVELAVEDQGPGVAPELRERLFQPFASSKGQEGLGLGLYMARLIVESHQGRIGVSERPGGGARFEVSLPVVTEA
- a CDS encoding Re/Si-specific NAD(P)(+) transhydrogenase subunit alpha, whose product is MRIAVVRETAPGERRVAVVPEVVTRLARLKLEVAVERGAGLSAGFPDEAYAAAGAMLAAGPAEALAGAALWLKVQPPRPEEAEPLAEGATLVSFLPAAARPGLLPVLSRRRASALAMELVPRITRAQSMDALSSQATLAGYKAVLLGASAMGKILPMLTTAAGTLAPAKAFILGAGVAGLQAIATARRLGAVVSAFDVRPAVKEQVQSLGATFVAAAQVQAEGQGGYARELAEEQQRLVLEAVGKHVVDQDLVITTAQVPGRPAPRLLTRDMVRAMRPGAVIVDLAAESGGNCELTRAGETVQEAGVTVLGPLNLPATLPLHASQMYARNLLALAQHLVRDGALALDVADEITGAMAVVHQGEVRKP